In the Topomyia yanbarensis strain Yona2022 chromosome 3, ASM3024719v1, whole genome shotgun sequence genome, one interval contains:
- the LOC131691050 gene encoding zinc metalloproteinase nas-4-like — MKILLIGLHVLAYLALVTNGLLYHPYEEIGRQSHGDLVVKTEDDPNTGESRLQIKRWTESTIPYLFIGNITLEHKTIIRDAMDEIQGLSCVRFVGREAKDKNFVIISVYESGCWSALGMHGGAQDLNLDPRGCMTKGSILHQLLHTLGFTHPSSRPDRDLYVRVVPANVNSHDLVYLDKADQGEINDFGIPYDFDSIMHRSGWAFSANGKQTIVSSNGDTELGQREKLSFKDIRKLNRMYSCEIY; from the exons ATGAAG ATTTTGTTGATAGGACTGCACGTTTTGGCTTATCTGGCACTCGTTACGAACGGACTGTTGTATCATCCTTACGAAGAAATCGGTCGCCAGTCGCATGGTGATCTAGTTGTCAAAACTGAGGATGATCCGAACACTGGCGAATCTCGTTTACAGATAAAACGATGGACTGAAAGTACCATTCCCTATCTGTTCATTGGAAACATCA CTTTGGAGCACAAGACCATCATACGGGACGCGATGGATGAAATACAAGGGCTGAGCTGCGTAAGGTTTGTTGGTCGTGAAGCTAAGGACAAAAACTTTGTCATCATAAGCGTGTATGAGTCCGGTTGCTGGTCGGCACTGGGCATGCACGGTGGTGCACAGGACTTGAACTTAGATCCACGTGGCTGTATGACGAAGGGATCCATTCTGCATCAGCTGCTGCATACACTTGGTTTTACCCATCCCAGCAGCAGACCGGATCGAGATTTGTACGTTAGAGTGGTACCGGCCAATGTTAACAGCCATGATTTGGTATACCTGGACAAAGCCGACCAGGGCGAGATCAACGACTTTGGTATACCGTACGATTTCGATAGCATAATGCACCGTAGTGGATGGGCGTTCAGTGCCAACGGAAAGCAAACGATTGTATCTTCG AATGGAGACACTGAGCTGGGACAACGGGAAAAGCTAAGCTTCAAGGATATTCGGAAGCTGAACAGAATGTACTCATGTGAGATATATTAG